One window from the genome of Thermaerobacter marianensis DSM 12885 encodes:
- a CDS encoding NADH-quinone oxidoreductase subunit D: MSDRVPGDAGSAILERDPAYTASLPDPRGDAKVELRYLDDEGRHMVLSMGPQHPSTHGVLRVVLTLEGETIVHAEPDIGFMHRNWEKQAEYRTYAMNVPFSDRNDYIAPFHNERLICEAIERLVGVAVPERARWLRLALCEMERVASHVLWMGTMGLDLGAVTPFLFAWRDREMYYMLVQQLSGGRLFPQFMRIGGLRNDTPDGWVEAALRWLDHMEHEAWPEYVQLLFENDVYVRRTRGVGVITPAQAVAWQASGPVLRGCGVARDLRATDRGVPYDQVGFRPVVAEGGDVYARNRVRIDEVLQSIRMAREALRRLPGGPVMAKLPRALRPVGEVYHEIESPRGVIGLYLVAGGDVMPYRAHWRSPCFVHLQLLPIMARGHLVADMTAIIGSIDIVLCEVDR; this comes from the coding sequence GTGTCCGACCGCGTGCCCGGGGATGCGGGGAGCGCCATCCTGGAGCGCGACCCCGCGTACACCGCGTCGCTGCCCGACCCGCGGGGCGACGCAAAGGTCGAGCTCCGCTACCTGGACGACGAGGGCCGGCACATGGTCCTCAGCATGGGGCCGCAGCACCCCAGCACCCACGGCGTCCTGCGGGTGGTGCTCACCCTGGAGGGGGAGACCATCGTCCACGCGGAGCCCGACATCGGCTTCATGCACCGGAACTGGGAGAAGCAGGCCGAGTACCGGACCTACGCGATGAACGTGCCCTTCTCCGACCGCAATGACTACATCGCGCCCTTCCACAACGAGCGGCTGATCTGCGAGGCCATCGAGCGGCTGGTGGGCGTCGCGGTGCCCGAGCGGGCGCGGTGGCTGCGGCTGGCCTTGTGCGAGATGGAGCGGGTGGCCAGCCACGTCCTGTGGATGGGGACCATGGGCCTCGACCTGGGCGCGGTGACGCCCTTCCTCTTCGCCTGGCGCGACCGGGAGATGTACTACATGTTGGTCCAGCAGCTCTCGGGCGGGCGGCTGTTCCCCCAGTTCATGCGCATCGGCGGGCTGCGCAACGACACCCCCGACGGCTGGGTCGAGGCGGCGCTGCGCTGGCTCGACCACATGGAGCACGAGGCCTGGCCGGAATACGTGCAGCTGTTGTTCGAGAACGACGTCTACGTGCGCCGGACCCGGGGCGTCGGGGTCATCACGCCGGCGCAAGCCGTGGCCTGGCAGGCCAGCGGGCCGGTGTTGCGCGGCTGCGGCGTGGCCCGGGACCTGCGGGCCACCGACCGGGGCGTGCCCTACGACCAGGTGGGCTTCCGCCCGGTGGTGGCCGAAGGCGGCGACGTATACGCCCGCAACCGGGTGCGCATCGACGAGGTCCTGCAGAGCATCCGCATGGCCCGCGAGGCCCTGCGCCGGCTGCCCGGCGGGCCTGTGATGGCCAAGCTGCCGCGGGCCCTGCGGCCGGTGGGCGAGGTCTACCACGAGATCGAGTCGCCCCGAGGCGTGATCGGCCTCTACCTGGTGGCGGGGGGCGACGTGATGCCCTACCGCGCCCACTGGCGGTCGCCGTGCTTCGTCCACCTGCAACTGCTGCCCATCATGGCGCGGGGGCACTTGGTGGCCGACATGACGGCCATCATCGGCAGCATCGACATCGTGCTGTGCGAGGTGGACCGTTGA
- a CDS encoding DNA-3-methyladenine glycosylase — MTEPGKLQPPDGIRPGAGGRPAQAAAGVRQGAGAEDLDAVPLGPVVEAAFFRRPAPELAPALLGLELVHETPEGLASGVIVEVEAYAGPEDKGAHSFGGRRTARTEVMFGPAGYAYVFAIYGMHFCFNVVAAEPGQPQAVLVRALEPRRGLALMARRRGLGGDPHGLRAGLLTGGPGRLCQALAITRAQYGLPLFDPASPLRLHRPNPPFSVGAVARGPRINIDYAAEWKDVPWRFWVRDNPHVSRS; from the coding sequence ATGACGGAGCCAGGCAAGCTGCAACCCCCGGACGGGATTCGCCCCGGCGCGGGCGGCCGGCCCGCGCAAGCCGCTGCGGGCGTCAGGCAGGGCGCAGGCGCGGAGGATCTCGACGCCGTGCCCCTGGGCCCGGTGGTGGAGGCCGCGTTCTTCCGGCGACCGGCGCCGGAGCTGGCGCCCGCGCTGCTGGGTCTGGAGCTGGTCCATGAGACGCCCGAGGGGCTGGCCAGCGGGGTCATCGTCGAGGTCGAGGCCTACGCGGGACCCGAGGACAAGGGCGCCCACTCCTTCGGCGGCCGCCGCACGGCCCGGACCGAGGTCATGTTCGGGCCCGCCGGCTACGCGTACGTGTTCGCGATCTACGGCATGCACTTCTGCTTCAACGTGGTGGCGGCGGAACCGGGCCAGCCCCAGGCGGTGCTGGTGCGCGCCCTCGAGCCGCGGCGCGGCCTGGCGTTGATGGCGCGCCGGCGCGGGTTGGGCGGCGATCCGCACGGCCTGCGGGCGGGGCTGCTGACGGGCGGGCCCGGCCGGCTGTGCCAGGCGCTGGCCATCACCCGGGCCCAGTACGGCCTCCCCTTGTTCGATCCGGCCTCCCCCCTGCGCCTCCACCGGCCCAACCCTCCCTTCTCCGTGGGCGCGGTGGCCCGCGGGCCGCGGATCAACATCGACTACGCCGCAGAGTGGAAGGACGTGCCCTGGCGGTTCTGGGTCCGGGACAACCCCCACGTCTCGCGCTCGTAG